CCGGAAGCCGGAGCAGTCCGAGAGAGGCCAGCGCAGCAGTTCGCGAGGCAGACCCAGCTCGCGAGGAGGACCACGTGGCCGCAAGGATTTCCGTTGCTACGCTTGCGGAAAGAAGGGCCACATGGCGCGGTCGTGCTGGAGCAACAAGGCGAACGTGGTGAACCGCAGCGACGACGACAGCGTGGTCGACTCTGACGACGAGGTCAACCACGTGGTGAACGTTCCATTGTTCAAGAGGTTGTGACTAGACGGTAAGTGGCTGGAATTCGAGATCGACTCTGGGGCATCCTATACTATTATCAGTGTGAACGACTACAAAGAAAATTTTGCGCGCTTGAAGCTGCAGAAGTGTGAAGTGAGGTTAAGGGTTATTTCGGGCACGATGTTGAACATTGCGGGGTCAATACGAGTGAGAGTGAAGTGCGATGGCCGATCGTACACGATGACCTTGATCGTGATCGACGGGAAAAGTACGTTCCATCCGTTGCTCGGGCGAGACTGGTTAGATGTGCTGTACCCGGAGTGGAGGCAATTTTTTGAGAACGAGGTCGCAGAGGTCGATCAAAGTGAGGTTAAGTTGGACAGTACTCGCACCACGTTGCTTTCTAACCTCAACGCACGCTATCACGACTTGTTCACCAAGAATTTGGAAGAACCAATCGAGACTTTTGAAGCTAGTGTGGTTCTGAAGGAGGACGCCAGGCCGATCTTCTACCGGCCGTACGAAGTTCCGTTTGCCCTGAAGGAGAAAGTGTCCAGTGAGCTGGATAGGTTAGTGCGTGAGAAGATTTTGGTTCCGGTCAAGCACAGTGAGTGGGCATCGCCGATCGTGGTTGTGCCGAAAGCAGACGGGAGTGTACGGATTTGTATGGACTGCAAAGTGACCGTGAACAAGGCGATCTGTACCGAACATTATCCTTTGCCTAACATAAGTGATGTTTTTGCGAACCTAAGTGGTTACCGGTACTTTGCGAAGATCGATCTGCAAGGGGCGTACATGCAGGTTAGAGCGTCGGAGGATTCCCAGAAGTATCTGGTGATCAACACGCACAAGGGACTTTTTGCCTACCAGAGACTACCCTTCGGGATCTCAAACGCGGCCTCCGCGTTCCAGTTTATCATGACTGAGGGCATTTTGAAAGGGGTAGAAGGAGTCCAGTGTTATCTAGACGACATTTTGTTGGGAAGTGAAACCGTTGAGGGGTTAGTGGACAAAATTCACGAGGTTCTGGGACGGCTGAAAGAGTTCAAGGTCAAGGTGAACCTTGAGAAGAGCGAGTTCTTGGTCAAGAAAATCGCTTATCTTGGGCATCAGGTTTCTGAGAAGGGTCTCAGTCCGTCGGAGGAGAAGGTCAAAGCGATCGTAGATGCACCAAGGCCGAATGATGTGTCCCAGCTGAAATCGTTCCTCGGAATGATCAACTACTACTCCAAGTTTGTCCCCAATCTGTCCGTGAAGTTGTATCCCCTGTACGCGCTTTTGAAGAAAAACGTTCAGTTTAAGTGGTCTGCTGAGTGTGAAAGTGCGTTCGACAAGTGCAAGAAGCTCCTGTTGAGTAACCGACTCCTAGAGCTGTACAACCCTGATCTACCGATCGTGGTCGTGTGCGACGCGAGCTTGAATGGCGTGGGAGCCGTTCTGTGCCACAGGGTTGGTGACGTGGAAAAGCCCGTTTTCTACGCGTCGAGCACTTTGTCCGCTGCTGAACGAAACTACCCGAATCTGCATCGAGAAGCTCTTGCCGTGGTCTTTGCCCTGACGAAGTTCTTCAAGTACATCTACGGTAAGCAGTTTACGGTTGTCACCGACAACAAGCCGTTAGCAGCCATTTTGGACCAGAAGAGAGGTCTGCCGCCGTTGGCCGCGGCGCGGTTGCAGAAATACGTTTATTTGCTATctatttttgaatttgggaTCGTGTATCGCAAAGGGTCGAAGATTCCAAATGCGGACGCTTTGAGTAGACTACCGGTTTCTGGTACCACCGGGGTCGACTCGGAGATTGCTGAGCTGTTGAGCGTGACCGAGGAGTCAGCCATGATCGATCTGGAGGTCATAGGCCGGGAAACTCAGAGAGATGCTCTGCTGAGTACGCTTTTCCAGCTGGTGCAAAGTGGGTGGGACGAGAGTAACGTACCCGCCGACCTGAAGTTTTACTTCGCAAACCAAAGTTGTCTGTCGTTGTTTAACGATTGCGTACTTTATTCGGAAAAAGTTATTGTTCCGAAGTCTTGCCAAAAACGTGTTCTAGAGCTGATGCATGGTTGTCATCTTGGAGTGATCCGTATGAAACAAGAAGCTCGACGGTACGTTTACTGGCCGGGGTTGGACAAGGACATCGAAGAATTCGTACAGCGGTGTGTGGTTTGCAGTAAGACCGGAAGAATGCCGAAGAAGGTTTActcgaagtggccggaggcaaGTAGACCGTTCGAGAGAGTCCATCTGGATTTCTTTCACTTCGGTGGAAAAACGTTTTTGATTGTCGTTGACGCCTACTCGAAGTGGATCGACGTGAGGTTGATGAGTAGAACCGATTCAGATTCGCTGATTAACGCTT
This is a stretch of genomic DNA from Culex pipiens pallens isolate TS chromosome 1, TS_CPP_V2, whole genome shotgun sequence. It encodes these proteins:
- the LOC120426902 gene encoding uncharacterized protein K02A2.6-like; the protein is MTKPEEEKKADAEPEHAMKLIGTLENFVPSADFDDYLERAENFFELNCITDDEFKRKLIVHFIGLPALKKLQQLLYPKTHKQSTYKEVTDKLKSYFSPQKNRIAQSVEFFKRSQHEYEKVADFAVELQALSKHCVFEQFLDAALRDKFIAGLRNAKIQAELMNSPDNTKFDEAVTKAKNLEQIEEDQQKMKAKQQYANRVNGGNFNRRNRSQSRKPEQSERGQRSSSRGRPSSRGGPRGRKDFRCYACGKKGHMARSCWSNKANVVNRSDDDSVVDSDDEVNHVVNVPLFKSVNDYKENFARLKLQKCEVRLRVISGTMLNIAGSIRVRVKCDGRSYTMTLIVIDGKSTFHPLLGRDWLDVLYPEWRQFFENEVAEVDQSEVKLDSTRTTLLSNLNARYHDLFTKNLEEPIETFEASVVLKEDARPIFYRPYEVPFALKEKVSSELDRLVREKILVPVKHSEWASPIVVVPKADGSVRICMDCKVTVNKAICTEHYPLPNISDVFANLSGYRYFAKIDLQGAYMQVRASEDSQKYLVINTHKGLFAYQRLPFGISNAASAFQFIMTEGILKGVEGVQCYLDDILLGSETVEGLVDKIHEVLGRLKEFKVKVNLEKSEFLVKKIAYLGHQVSEKGLSPSEEKVKAIVDAPRPNDVSQLKSFLGMINYYSKFVPNLSVKLYPLYALLKKNVQFKWSAECESAFDKCKKLLLSNRLLELYNPDLPIVVVCDASLNGVGAVLCHRVGDVEKPVFYASSTLSAAERNYPNLHREALAVVFALTKFFKYIYGKQFTVVTDNKPLAAILDQKRGLPPLAAARLQKYVYLLSIFEFGIVYRKGSKIPNADALSRLPVSGTTGVDSEIAELLSVTEESAMIDLEVIGRETQRDALLSTLFQLVQSGWDESNVPADLKFYFANQSCLSLFNDCVLYSEKVIVPKSCQKRVLELMHGCHLGVIRMKQEARRYVYWPGLDKDIEEFVQRCVVCSKTGRMPKKVYSKWPEASRPFERVHLDFFHFGGKTFLIVVDAYSKWIDVRLMSRTDSDSLINALNSVFRIFGKSDLIVSDNGPPFNSQAFVDYARQMKIELKKSPAYSPESNGLAERGVQTAKSGLKKLMADPKYGSCKIPELVEIFLFSYRNSYCQALGCSPASKIFSFVPKTDLDSNLKPEQEKVKKRVRFDLRVKEKIIDKRESVNEKPRVRKNDDYAVGDLVWYRCEYKTMRSWLEAVIVGVNSKNTYYIEVSATIGNNNENVYKPPFTYVKTRIITGPLGKQMDPLVERKREAAAIQSEF